The following are encoded together in the Lysobacter silvisoli genome:
- the trpD gene encoding anthranilate phosphoribosyltransferase, which translates to MPITPQEALQRTIEHREIFHDEMVELMRMIMRGEVSDTMTAAILTGLRVKKETVGEIAGAATVMREFARPVQLADRSGLVDIVGTGGDGAHTFNISTASMFVVAAAGAKVAKHGNRSVSSKSGSADVLEALGAAIELQPEQVARCIERTGIGFMFAPVHHPAMKVVAPVRREMGVRTLFNILGPLTNPANAPSILMGVFHPDLVGIQVRVLQELGAKRALVVWGRDGMDELSLGAGTLVGELRDGVVREYEVHPEDYGIAMAASRNLRVNDAVESKAMVLQALENHDGLPREIVALNAGAALYAAAAADSIAEGIALARAALASGAARAKLDEFVAATRQLAS; encoded by the coding sequence ATGCCCATCACCCCCCAAGAAGCCCTGCAGCGCACCATCGAGCACCGCGAGATCTTCCACGACGAGATGGTCGAGCTGATGCGCATGATCATGCGCGGCGAAGTCTCCGACACCATGACCGCGGCCATCCTCACCGGTCTGCGGGTGAAGAAGGAAACCGTGGGCGAGATCGCCGGCGCGGCGACGGTGATGCGCGAATTCGCGCGGCCGGTGCAGTTGGCCGACCGCAGCGGCCTGGTCGACATCGTCGGCACCGGCGGCGACGGCGCGCACACCTTCAACATCTCCACCGCCAGCATGTTCGTGGTCGCCGCGGCCGGGGCCAAGGTGGCCAAGCACGGCAACCGCAGCGTCTCGTCCAAGTCCGGCAGCGCCGACGTGCTCGAAGCGCTGGGTGCGGCGATCGAGCTGCAGCCCGAGCAGGTGGCGCGGTGCATCGAGCGCACCGGCATCGGCTTCATGTTCGCGCCCGTGCATCACCCGGCGATGAAGGTGGTGGCGCCGGTGCGGCGCGAGATGGGCGTGCGCACGCTGTTCAACATCCTCGGCCCGCTGACCAATCCGGCCAATGCGCCCAGCATCCTGATGGGCGTGTTCCATCCCGACCTGGTCGGCATCCAGGTGCGCGTGCTGCAGGAACTGGGCGCCAAGCGCGCGCTGGTGGTGTGGGGACGCGACGGCATGGACGAACTGTCGCTGGGCGCGGGCACCCTGGTCGGCGAGCTGCGCGACGGCGTGGTGCGCGAGTACGAGGTGCACCCGGAGGACTACGGCATCGCCATGGCCGCCAGCCGCAATCTGCGCGTGAATGATGCGGTCGAGTCCAAGGCGATGGTGCTGCAGGCGCTGGAAAACCACGACGGCCTGCCACGCGAGATCGTCGCCCTCAACGCCGGCGCGGCGCTGTACGCGGCGGCCGCCGCCGACAGCATCGCCGAGGGCATCGCGCTCGCGCGCGCCGCGCTGGCCTCCGGCGCCGCGCGCGCCAAGCTGGACGAGTTCGTTGCCGCGACCCGGCAGCTGGCGTCCTGA
- a CDS encoding Mur ligase family protein: protein MTAESKPAAALPEYEFPFEDSRRLTGANLYFDSPGVVLETRGRAAAGALMRWRENIAAVGVFAGSRFDRVVVREHATGASLAIAALPDQLYAATEINEWAWSSAVGLRDQEALPPFAPGYAPPWSRGIALHTLRALLFAEMSPDLFLLWDLAQSHGLPAYIDDEAVSIGEGIGSRTWPLEQLPDAGEVPWPQLHAIPKAIVTGSNGKTTSVRVLSAMARAQGWHTAHSSTDGLYVGGECIDGGDYSGPVGARTLLRRPDVEAAILETARGGLLRRGLTPQAARVALVTNISPDHFGEYGIHNLDDLAQVKLTVARGLAEDGLLVLNAEDELLVRHGADLPHPIGWFALDASHPRLQAHREQGGATCAARDGRLRLHYQGRDHDLGEVAAMPLTLGGRARYNQANLSGAALAAAALGVAPERIAQVLAGFGNAAADNPGRLQRWVYGDSEVYLDYAHNPDGLGKLLEVAARPGRRLGLLLGQAGNREDRDIRELAAVAAGFGPDRVVLKDLEGYMRGRAAGEVAAILGDELRRRGLAESALEVCLDEVEAATRLLRWAGPGDVLVLPVHNSQARDAVVVLLDRLQLGQWRPGRPLTGDVEMKE from the coding sequence GTGACGGCGGAGTCCAAGCCAGCGGCCGCGCTGCCGGAGTACGAGTTCCCGTTCGAGGATTCGCGCCGGCTGACCGGGGCGAATCTGTATTTCGACTCGCCCGGCGTGGTGCTGGAGACGCGCGGCCGGGCCGCCGCTGGCGCGCTGATGCGCTGGCGCGAGAACATCGCCGCCGTCGGCGTGTTCGCAGGCTCGCGCTTCGACCGCGTGGTGGTCCGTGAGCATGCCACCGGGGCCTCGCTGGCGATCGCGGCATTGCCCGATCAGCTCTATGCGGCCACCGAGATCAACGAGTGGGCGTGGTCTTCCGCGGTTGGCTTGCGCGACCAGGAGGCATTGCCGCCGTTTGCGCCGGGCTACGCGCCGCCGTGGAGCCGCGGCATCGCATTGCATACGCTACGCGCTCTACTGTTTGCCGAAATGTCGCCCGATCTCTTTCTCTTGTGGGATCTGGCTCAATCGCATGGATTGCCTGCCTACATCGACGACGAAGCCGTGTCGATTGGCGAGGGCATCGGCAGCCGAACCTGGCCGCTCGAACAACTCCCAGATGCCGGCGAAGTGCCTTGGCCGCAACTGCACGCTATCCCCAAGGCCATCGTTACTGGCTCCAACGGCAAGACCACTAGTGTGCGCGTGCTCTCGGCGATGGCGCGCGCGCAGGGCTGGCATACCGCGCACAGCAGCACCGACGGGCTCTACGTCGGTGGCGAATGCATCGACGGCGGCGACTATTCCGGCCCGGTCGGTGCACGCACGCTATTGCGTCGTCCCGATGTCGAAGCGGCGATCCTGGAAACCGCTCGCGGCGGTTTGCTGCGCCGCGGTCTCACGCCACAAGCCGCGCGTGTGGCCCTGGTTACCAACATCAGCCCCGATCACTTCGGCGAGTACGGCATCCACAATCTCGACGACCTGGCTCAGGTGAAGCTCACCGTCGCGCGCGGCCTGGCCGAGGATGGCCTGCTGGTGCTCAATGCCGAAGACGAGCTGCTGGTGCGGCACGGCGCGGATCTGCCGCACCCGATCGGCTGGTTCGCGCTCGACGCGTCGCACCCGCGCCTGCAGGCGCACCGCGAGCAAGGCGGCGCCACCTGCGCCGCGCGCGACGGCCGCCTGCGCCTGCACTACCAAGGCCGCGACCACGACCTGGGCGAAGTCGCCGCGATGCCGCTGACCCTGGGCGGCCGCGCGCGCTACAACCAGGCCAACCTCAGCGGCGCGGCCCTGGCCGCGGCCGCGCTGGGTGTCGCGCCCGAGCGCATCGCCCAGGTGCTGGCGGGTTTCGGCAACGCTGCGGCCGACAACCCCGGGCGCCTGCAGCGCTGGGTCTACGGCGACAGCGAGGTCTACCTGGACTACGCCCACAACCCCGACGGCCTGGGCAAGCTGCTGGAGGTGGCTGCCCGGCCCGGGCGCCGGCTCGGCCTGTTGCTGGGCCAGGCCGGCAACCGCGAGGACCGCGATATCCGCGAACTGGCGGCGGTCGCGGCCGGATTCGGCCCGGACCGGGTCGTGCTCAAGGACCTGGAGGGCTATATGCGCGGCCGCGCCGCGGGCGAGGTCGCCGCGATCCTGGGCGACGAACTGCGCCGACGCGGGCTGGCCGAGAGCGCTTTGGAGGTCTGTCTGGACGAGGTCGAAGCCGCCACCCGCCTGCTGCGTTGGGCCGGGCCCGGCGACGTCCTTGTACTGCCCGTCCACAACAGCCAGGCCCGCGATGCGGTCGTCGTCTTGCTCGATCGGCTGCAACTGGGACAATGGCGCCCCGGCCGGCCCCTGACGGGCGATGTGGAGATGAAGGAATGA
- the cphA gene encoding cyanophycin synthetase has translation MRILERTVYVGPSLYAHFPVIRLELDLQALEQWPTARLGPAFVDGLLAALPGLAEHGCSYRAPGGFVRRLREDEGTWLGHVLEHVAIELQNVAGENVTFGKTRSIGDNRPGVYSVVYEYAQREEGIAAGELGLKLLCSLLPAALRPAGSVPEDWEWESARDDFIRYAQRRALGPSTASLVRAAEARGIPWLRLNTQSLIQFGHGKYQQRIQATVTGRTPHIAVELASDKEETNKILASLGLPVPRQELVTDAAGAVRAARRLGGAVVTKPYNGNHGRGITINISGEDEIRAGFEAAREHSRSVIVETYVGGDDHRLLVVNGELIAATRRTPGHVVGDGKRSIAELVEAVNQDPRRGVGHEKVLTRLELDAQAVLMMERAGYTAESVPADDEVVYLRSTANLSTGGTATDVTDIIHPDNRDMAVRAVRAIGLDVGGVDFISPNIAESYKNAGGGICEINAAPGFRMHVAPSEGTPRDAAGPVIDMLFSPGTPARVPIAAVTGTNGKTTTARMLAHIAKMAGYTPGLTTTDGVYIDGQRTVEGDMTGPVSARMVLSDPQIDLAVLETARGGLLRAGMGVSEVNVGAVINIQSDHLGLKGIDTLEQLAEVKRVVVEIAKDCAVLNADDPNVLKMSAYTDAKVICYVTMNPAHALVREHIRAGGRACALEAGVNGHMITLYDKGSHIPLLWTHLIPATMEGRALHNVQNAMVAAAMAFSMGIKLDAIRHGLRTFDTTFFQAPGRMNVYNEHPFKVLMDYGHNAHAVGVMADLAQRLDVGGRRLVVLAGPGDRRDEDLHAIAEAVAGKFDHYVCRRDDSLRGRDGDEVPRIIAKALQARGVDRAAISIIPDEQTAIDTALRMAQAGDLLLVFADALARSWKQIIHFQPEGGVAAATARIELPPLEQTLDEAVVAAMEGVVRDERGLRFEREESD, from the coding sequence ATGCGCATACTCGAACGCACCGTCTACGTCGGCCCTTCGCTGTATGCGCATTTTCCGGTCATACGGCTGGAACTGGACCTGCAGGCGCTGGAGCAGTGGCCGACCGCGCGCCTGGGGCCGGCCTTCGTCGACGGCCTGCTGGCGGCGCTGCCGGGGCTGGCCGAACACGGCTGCTCCTACCGCGCGCCCGGCGGCTTCGTCCGCCGCCTGCGCGAGGACGAGGGCACCTGGCTGGGCCACGTGCTCGAACACGTCGCGATCGAACTGCAGAACGTGGCCGGCGAGAACGTCACCTTCGGCAAGACCCGCAGCATCGGCGACAACCGGCCCGGCGTGTACTCGGTGGTCTACGAGTACGCGCAGCGCGAGGAGGGCATCGCCGCCGGCGAGCTCGGACTGAAGCTGCTGTGTTCGCTGCTGCCGGCCGCCCTGCGTCCGGCCGGCAGCGTGCCCGAGGACTGGGAGTGGGAATCGGCGCGCGACGACTTCATCCGCTACGCCCAGCGCCGCGCGCTGGGCCCGTCGACCGCCTCGCTGGTGCGCGCCGCCGAGGCGCGCGGGATTCCGTGGCTGCGCCTGAACACCCAGTCGCTGATCCAGTTCGGCCACGGCAAGTACCAGCAGCGCATCCAGGCCACGGTCACCGGCCGCACCCCGCACATCGCGGTGGAACTGGCCAGCGACAAGGAAGAGACCAACAAGATCCTGGCCTCGCTGGGCCTGCCGGTGCCACGCCAGGAACTGGTGACCGACGCCGCCGGCGCGGTGCGCGCGGCGCGCCGGCTGGGCGGGGCGGTGGTGACCAAGCCCTATAACGGCAACCACGGCCGCGGCATCACCATCAACATTTCCGGCGAGGACGAGATCCGCGCCGGTTTCGAGGCCGCGCGCGAGCATTCGCGCTCGGTGATCGTGGAAACCTACGTCGGCGGCGACGACCATCGCCTGCTGGTGGTCAACGGCGAGCTGATCGCCGCCACCCGGCGCACGCCCGGCCATGTGGTGGGCGACGGCAAGCGCAGCATCGCCGAGCTGGTCGAGGCGGTGAACCAGGACCCGCGCCGCGGCGTCGGCCACGAAAAGGTGCTTACGCGACTGGAACTCGACGCCCAGGCCGTGCTGATGATGGAGCGCGCGGGCTACACCGCCGAATCGGTGCCGGCCGACGACGAGGTCGTCTACCTGCGCTCCACCGCCAACCTCTCCACCGGCGGCACCGCCACCGACGTCACCGACATCATCCATCCCGACAACCGCGACATGGCGGTGCGCGCGGTGCGCGCGATCGGCCTGGACGTGGGCGGCGTCGACTTCATCTCGCCCAACATCGCCGAGAGCTACAAGAACGCCGGCGGCGGCATCTGCGAGATCAACGCCGCGCCGGGCTTCCGCATGCACGTGGCGCCCAGCGAGGGCACGCCGCGCGACGCCGCCGGCCCGGTAATCGACATGCTGTTCTCGCCCGGCACACCGGCGCGGGTGCCGATCGCCGCGGTCACCGGCACCAACGGCAAGACCACCACCGCGCGCATGCTCGCGCACATCGCCAAGATGGCCGGCTACACGCCGGGCCTCACCACCACCGACGGCGTCTACATCGACGGCCAGCGCACGGTCGAGGGCGACATGACCGGTCCGGTGTCGGCGCGCATGGTGCTGTCCGATCCGCAGATCGACCTGGCCGTGCTGGAAACCGCGCGCGGCGGTCTGCTGCGCGCCGGCATGGGCGTGTCCGAGGTCAACGTCGGCGCGGTCATCAACATCCAGTCCGACCACCTGGGCCTGAAGGGCATCGATACCTTGGAGCAGCTGGCCGAGGTCAAGCGCGTGGTGGTGGAGATCGCCAAGGATTGCGCGGTGCTCAACGCCGACGATCCCAACGTGCTGAAGATGTCGGCCTACACCGACGCCAAGGTGATCTGCTACGTCACCATGAACCCGGCCCATGCGCTGGTGCGCGAGCACATCCGCGCCGGCGGCCGCGCCTGCGCGCTGGAGGCCGGCGTCAACGGCCACATGATCACGCTGTACGACAAGGGCAGCCACATTCCGCTGCTGTGGACGCACCTGATCCCCGCGACCATGGAAGGACGCGCGCTGCACAACGTGCAGAACGCGATGGTGGCCGCGGCGATGGCGTTCTCGATGGGCATCAAGCTCGACGCGATCCGCCACGGCCTGCGTACCTTCGACACCACGTTCTTCCAGGCGCCCGGGCGCATGAACGTCTACAACGAGCATCCGTTCAAGGTGCTCATGGACTACGGCCACAACGCGCACGCGGTCGGGGTGATGGCCGACCTGGCCCAGCGCCTGGACGTGGGCGGACGCCGCCTGGTGGTGCTGGCCGGCCCCGGCGACCGCCGCGACGAGGACCTGCACGCCATCGCCGAGGCCGTGGCCGGCAAGTTCGACCACTACGTCTGCCGCCGCGACGACAGCCTGCGCGGCCGCGACGGCGACGAGGTGCCGCGCATCATCGCCAAGGCGCTGCAGGCGCGCGGCGTCGACCGCGCGGCGATCAGCATCATCCCCGACGAGCAGACCGCGATCGATACGGCGCTGCGCATGGCCCAGGCCGGCGACCTGCTGCTGGTGTTCGCCGACGCGCTGGCGCGCTCGTGGAAGCAGATCATCCACTTCCAGCCCGAGGGCGGCGTGGCCGCGGCGACGGCGCGCATCGAGCTGCCGCCGCTGGAGCAGACCCTGGACGAGGCGGTGGTCGCGGCCATGGAAGGCGTGGTCCGCGACGAACGCGGCCTGCGCTTCGAACGCGAAGAGAGCGACTGA
- the iadA gene encoding beta-aspartyl-peptidase, which produces MSETASHAGLRLLRNAEVYAPRPLGRQHLLLGGGKILWMGAQAPELPQAVLADSIDLQGRRLIPGLIDGHVHVTGGGGEAGFRTRVPAPTLSRYTRAGVTSVVGLLGTDDLARSTRELVAAVYALREEGLNAWGYCGGYHLPPATLTGSVRGDVVFIEPLIGAGEVAISDHRSSQPTLDELLRLASEAHVAGLMSGKAGIVHLHLGDGARGLELVRQALERSELPARVFNPTHVNRRKALFEEALELARRGCWIDLTAFPVEEGEDAWSADEALQRYLDSGAPPERVTVSSDAGGCLPCFDADGRVCGMDVGESGALLDSLNAVLARGVALERALPAYTLNPAQLLRLDGKGRIGVGADADLVTLDERGAAHDVFIGGVAHLRDGAIVRHGQFETPARPTGASAPIPPQH; this is translated from the coding sequence ATGAGTGAGACCGCGTCGCACGCCGGACTGCGTCTGCTGCGCAACGCCGAGGTGTACGCGCCGCGGCCGCTGGGCCGCCAGCACCTGCTGCTGGGCGGCGGCAAGATCCTGTGGATGGGCGCGCAGGCGCCCGAGCTGCCCCAGGCGGTGCTGGCCGACAGCATCGACCTGCAGGGCCGGCGCCTGATTCCGGGCCTGATCGACGGCCACGTCCACGTCACCGGCGGCGGTGGCGAAGCCGGCTTCCGCACGCGCGTGCCGGCGCCGACGCTGTCGCGCTACACCCGCGCCGGCGTGACCAGCGTGGTCGGCCTGCTCGGCACCGACGATCTGGCGCGCAGCACGCGCGAGCTGGTCGCGGCCGTCTACGCGCTGCGCGAGGAGGGTCTGAACGCCTGGGGCTATTGCGGTGGCTACCATCTGCCGCCGGCCACCCTGACCGGCAGCGTGCGCGGCGACGTGGTCTTCATCGAACCCTTGATCGGCGCCGGCGAGGTCGCGATCAGCGATCACCGTTCCAGCCAGCCGACCCTGGACGAACTGCTGCGGCTGGCCTCGGAAGCGCACGTGGCCGGACTGATGAGCGGCAAGGCCGGCATCGTGCATCTGCATCTGGGCGACGGCGCGCGCGGCCTGGAACTGGTGCGCCAGGCGCTGGAGCGCAGCGAACTGCCGGCGCGCGTGTTCAATCCCACCCACGTCAACCGGCGCAAGGCCCTGTTCGAGGAGGCGCTGGAGCTGGCGCGCCGCGGCTGCTGGATCGACCTCACCGCGTTTCCGGTGGAGGAGGGCGAGGATGCCTGGAGCGCCGACGAGGCGCTGCAGCGCTACCTCGACAGCGGCGCGCCGCCGGAGCGGGTGACGGTGAGTTCCGACGCCGGCGGCTGTCTGCCGTGTTTCGACGCGGATGGGCGCGTGTGCGGCATGGACGTGGGCGAATCCGGCGCGCTGCTGGACAGCCTGAACGCCGTGCTGGCGCGCGGCGTCGCGCTGGAGCGTGCGCTGCCGGCCTACACCCTCAACCCCGCGCAATTGCTGCGCCTGGACGGCAAGGGCCGCATCGGGGTCGGCGCCGATGCCGATCTGGTGACCCTGGACGAACGCGGCGCGGCGCATGATGTGTTCATCGGCGGCGTCGCCCACCTGCGCGATGGCGCGATCGTGCGCCATGGGCAGTTCGAAACCCCGGCGCGGCCGACCGGTGCAAGCGCACCGATACCGCCCCAGCACTGA
- a CDS encoding cyanophycinase has translation MAPSRIPDGEQRGWIVPIGGAEDKEHDTAILRRFLKLSGGSSADLVVIPTASRLADTGDRYEKLFLELGAAQVEVMDFDTRRDCHEPGRVQRLERASGIFFTGGNQLRISTMLGGTPVAQAIRARNAQGVTVGGTSAGASILSEHMIAYGVEGASPRADSVRLAPGLGLTNRVVIDQHFRQRDRLGRLVASLAYNPFAVGIGLDEDTAAFISPDNTIEVEGSGSVTVVDADDLQFSSMHLVGENEPVCLLGLGVHILTKGATFNLNTRKASAGSLAPPKT, from the coding sequence ATGGCACCCAGCAGAATCCCCGACGGCGAGCAACGGGGTTGGATCGTTCCGATCGGCGGAGCGGAAGACAAAGAGCACGACACCGCCATCCTGCGGCGTTTCCTCAAGCTCAGCGGCGGCTCCTCCGCCGACCTGGTGGTGATCCCCACCGCCAGCCGCCTGGCCGATACCGGCGACCGTTACGAGAAGCTGTTCCTGGAGCTGGGCGCGGCCCAGGTCGAGGTGATGGACTTCGACACCCGCCGCGACTGCCACGAGCCGGGCCGGGTGCAGCGCCTGGAGCGCGCCAGCGGCATCTTCTTCACCGGCGGCAACCAGTTGCGCATCTCGACCATGCTAGGTGGCACGCCGGTGGCGCAAGCGATCCGCGCGCGCAACGCCCAGGGCGTGACCGTGGGCGGCACCAGCGCCGGCGCCAGTATTCTCAGCGAGCACATGATCGCTTACGGTGTGGAAGGCGCGTCGCCGCGCGCCGACAGCGTGCGGCTGGCGCCCGGCCTGGGTCTGACCAACCGCGTGGTGATCGACCAGCATTTCCGCCAGCGCGACCGTCTCGGCCGGCTGGTGGCCTCGCTGGCCTACAACCCGTTCGCGGTCGGCATCGGGCTGGACGAGGATACCGCCGCCTTCATCTCGCCCGACAACACGATCGAGGTCGAGGGCAGCGGCTCGGTGACCGTGGTCGACGCCGACGACCTGCAGTTCTCGTCGATGCACCTGGTCGGCGAAAACGAGCCGGTGTGCCTGCTCGGCCTGGGCGTGCATATTCTCACCAAGGGCGCCACCTTCAATCTCAATACCCGCAAGGCATCCGCCGGTTCGCTGGCACCCCCCAAGACATGA
- a CDS encoding antibiotic biosynthesis monooxygenase family protein, which produces MSDPFTELPAPPYYAVIFSSQRTGQDDAGYGEAAERMVELAAQQPGYLGVESTRGADGFGITVSYWADEASIVAWKRNLEHAATRERGRKHWYGRYELRVAKVERAYGWARGPQDE; this is translated from the coding sequence ATGAGCGACCCCTTCACCGAACTGCCTGCCCCGCCGTACTACGCGGTGATCTTCAGTTCGCAACGCACCGGCCAGGACGACGCCGGCTACGGCGAGGCCGCAGAGCGCATGGTCGAGCTGGCCGCGCAGCAGCCGGGCTATCTCGGCGTCGAGTCCACGCGCGGCGCCGACGGCTTCGGCATCACCGTCAGCTATTGGGCCGACGAGGCCTCGATCGTGGCCTGGAAGCGCAATCTCGAACACGCCGCCACCCGCGAACGCGGCCGCAAACACTGGTATGGTCGCTACGAACTGCGCGTGGCCAAGGTCGAGCGCGCTTACGGCTGGGCCAGGGGACCGCAGGATGAGTGA
- the trpC gene encoding indole-3-glycerol phosphate synthase TrpC, whose product MAPRPAPDGRCGDEGMTDVLRTILARKVEEIEQRSRVRSLDDLRARAAGQAPARGFVDAIKRKHAAGAPAVIAEVKKASPSKGLIRADFRPAEIARSYEAGGAACLSVLTDVDFFQGSNLYLGEARSACQLPVLRKDFTIDPYQVYEARVIGADAILLIVAALEDGPMIEMAGLAMELGMDVLVEVHDIDELERALQTDCELIGVNNRNLRTFEVSLDTSIALREAVPRDRTLVTESGIATGADVAKMRGAGIETFLIGESFMREPDPGAALQRLFAA is encoded by the coding sequence ATGGCGCCCCGGCCGGCCCCTGACGGGCGATGTGGAGATGAAGGAATGACCGATGTCCTGCGCACGATCCTCGCCCGCAAGGTGGAGGAGATCGAACAGCGCAGCCGCGTGCGTTCGCTGGACGACCTGCGCGCGCGCGCGGCCGGGCAGGCGCCGGCGCGCGGTTTCGTCGATGCGATCAAGCGCAAGCACGCCGCCGGCGCGCCTGCGGTGATCGCCGAGGTCAAGAAGGCCAGCCCGTCCAAGGGCCTGATCCGCGCCGACTTCCGTCCGGCCGAGATCGCGCGCAGTTACGAGGCCGGCGGCGCGGCCTGCCTGTCGGTGCTGACCGACGTGGACTTCTTCCAGGGCAGCAACCTGTACCTGGGCGAGGCGCGCTCGGCCTGCCAGCTGCCGGTGCTGCGCAAGGACTTCACCATCGACCCCTACCAGGTGTACGAGGCGCGGGTGATCGGCGCCGATGCCATCTTGCTGATCGTGGCCGCGCTGGAAGACGGCCCGATGATCGAGATGGCCGGCTTGGCGATGGAGCTGGGTATGGACGTGCTGGTGGAAGTGCACGATATCGACGAGCTCGAACGCGCGCTGCAGACCGACTGCGAGTTGATCGGGGTCAACAACCGCAACCTGCGCACCTTCGAGGTCTCGCTGGACACCAGCATCGCCCTGCGCGAGGCGGTGCCGCGCGACCGCACCCTGGTCACCGAGAGCGGTATCGCCACCGGTGCCGACGTGGCCAAGATGCGCGGCGCCGGCATCGAGACCTTCCTGATCGGCGAAAGCTTCATGCGTGAGCCCGATCCCGGCGCGGCGCTGCAGCGGTTGTTCGCGGCATGA
- a CDS encoding anthranilate synthase component II: MLLMIDNYDSFTYNLVQYLQALGAEVKVIRNDDLSVAQIEALQPERIVISPGPCTPNEAGVSLQVIRELGARVPILGVCLGHQSLGQAYGGDVVRAKTIMHGKTSRIRHEGRGVFAGLPDRYEATRYHSLVVARDTLPDCLDVTAWTENEDGGFDEIMGLRHREHPVEGVQFHPESILTEHGHALLKNFLER, translated from the coding sequence ATGCTGCTGATGATCGATAACTACGACAGCTTCACCTACAACCTCGTGCAGTACCTGCAAGCCTTGGGGGCGGAAGTGAAGGTGATCCGCAACGACGACCTGTCGGTGGCGCAGATCGAGGCGCTGCAGCCCGAGCGCATCGTGATCTCGCCGGGGCCGTGCACGCCCAACGAAGCCGGCGTGTCGTTGCAGGTGATCCGCGAACTCGGCGCGCGCGTGCCGATTCTGGGCGTGTGCCTGGGCCATCAGAGCCTGGGCCAGGCCTACGGCGGCGACGTGGTGCGGGCCAAGACCATCATGCACGGCAAGACCTCGCGCATCCGCCATGAAGGCCGCGGCGTGTTCGCCGGCCTGCCGGACCGCTACGAGGCCACGCGCTACCACTCGCTGGTGGTCGCGCGCGACACCCTGCCCGACTGCCTGGACGTAACCGCCTGGACCGAGAACGAGGACGGCGGCTTCGACGAGATCATGGGCCTGCGCCACCGCGAGCATCCGGTGGAAGGCGTGCAGTTCCACCCCGAATCCATCCTCACCGAGCACGGCCACGCCCTGCTCAAGAACTTCCTGGAGCGTTGA
- a CDS encoding haloacid dehalogenase-like hydrolase, whose product MSAAGRFPPARDDAPLVVFDFDHTLYDGDSGSHLFAWLIKRSWWRPLLALLIAPVFGPLIAFLPTRRVGISGFVWVGSIGMGGRREFDAAIDRYVAAHTDEIRHRLLPVALDVLHHHRERGDRVVIATGAPPELARAILAFVAHEDVPVVGTLVGPRLGAVGALRHCHSEMKMTMLRQAGYTAPVEVAYSDSSADLPLLKAARRPVVVNPKARRIPLFRRVLPPGTPILNWGCPGRGGDPVASAA is encoded by the coding sequence ATGAGCGCGGCGGGACGCTTCCCGCCCGCGCGCGACGACGCGCCGCTGGTGGTGTTCGACTTCGACCACACCCTCTACGACGGCGATTCCGGCAGCCACCTGTTCGCCTGGCTGATCAAGCGTTCGTGGTGGCGGCCCCTGCTGGCGTTGCTGATCGCGCCGGTGTTCGGCCCGCTGATCGCGTTCCTGCCGACCCGGCGCGTGGGCATTTCCGGCTTCGTCTGGGTGGGGTCGATCGGCATGGGCGGGCGGCGCGAGTTCGACGCGGCCATCGACCGCTACGTGGCTGCGCATACCGACGAGATCCGCCATCGCCTGCTGCCGGTGGCGCTGGACGTGCTGCACCACCACCGCGAGCGCGGCGACCGGGTGGTGATCGCCACCGGCGCCCCGCCGGAGCTGGCGCGCGCGATCCTGGCCTTCGTCGCCCATGAGGACGTGCCGGTGGTCGGCACCCTGGTCGGCCCGCGCCTGGGCGCGGTCGGCGCGCTGCGCCACTGCCACTCGGAAATGAAGATGACCATGCTGCGCCAGGCCGGCTACACCGCGCCGGTGGAGGTCGCCTATTCCGACAGCAGCGCCGATCTGCCGCTGCTCAAGGCCGCGCGCCGGCCGGTGGTGGTCAACCCCAAGGCCCGCCGCATCCCCCTGTTCCGGCGCGTGCTGCCGCCCGGCACGCCGATCCTGAATTGGGGTTGCCCGGGGCGCGGCGGCGACCCGGTGGCGTCGGCGGCCTGA